A genome region from Fervidobacterium changbaicum includes the following:
- a CDS encoding PHP-associated domain-containing protein — protein sequence MGYFPSIEDALAVSEFVEDMLPKFEYDPEKYGYEIVLDKNETFVGALDYYLGFPTNLTIDDALELIKQHNGLAVLAHVDRKFGAIQQLGMVPPNVKYVEVRKREVALELRAQGFVVLTSSDAHTPDEVGSRKVYFDEKPKSAEDVLQLIRERRFKTIWDL from the coding sequence TTGGGTTATTTCCCAAGCATCGAGGATGCATTAGCTGTTTCAGAATTTGTGGAAGATATGCTTCCAAAATTCGAATACGACCCAGAAAAATATGGTTACGAAATAGTTTTAGATAAGAACGAAACGTTCGTTGGAGCTCTGGATTATTACCTTGGTTTTCCTACGAATCTAACAATTGATGATGCCTTGGAACTGATTAAGCAACACAACGGGCTTGCAGTACTCGCACACGTTGACAGGAAGTTCGGTGCAATTCAGCAACTTGGAATGGTTCCGCCTAACGTTAAGTATGTGGAGGTACGAAAAAGAGAAGTAGCCTTAGAATTGAGAGCTCAGGGATTCGTTGTGTTAACTTCTTCTGATGCTCACACACCAGATGAAGTGGGTTCGAGGAAAGTGTACTTTGATGAAAAACCAAAGAGTGCAGAAGACGTGTTACAGTTAATCCGGGAAAGGAGGTTCAAAACAATTTGGGACTTATAA
- a CDS encoding TatD family hydrolase yields the protein MDQGRKIIDTHAHLHMPHFKADFRDVLTRTAQLHFVLNVSTSLQDMEPCISISNSLPNTYLAIGIHPHDSKEAHEIGTKYLDILEEKATKINRIIAIGEIGLDYFRNISPVDIQKKVFADQLALALELHLPVILHIRDAYEDTYDILKAFSSEDLKGIVHAFGADETWAKRFVKLGFKLGIGGPITYPKNEMLRNVVKIIGRENIVPETDCPYLPPQQYRGKRNEPIYVSYVYDELERIFGSDVSETMWSNVKEIFRDIISDKLFKVEQQEPLGDDAK from the coding sequence ATGGATCAAGGAAGGAAAATAATTGATACGCATGCGCATCTACATATGCCCCACTTCAAAGCTGATTTTCGTGATGTTTTAACGAGAACTGCACAACTGCACTTTGTGCTTAATGTTTCAACAAGCTTGCAAGACATGGAACCATGTATCTCCATTTCAAACAGCTTACCAAATACCTACTTAGCAATAGGAATCCATCCTCATGATTCGAAAGAAGCACACGAAATCGGCACAAAGTATCTGGATATTCTTGAAGAAAAGGCAACAAAAATAAATAGGATCATCGCAATAGGCGAAATAGGATTAGATTATTTCAGGAATATTTCACCTGTCGATATTCAGAAAAAAGTTTTCGCAGACCAACTTGCACTGGCATTGGAGTTGCATTTACCGGTAATTTTGCATATCAGAGATGCGTACGAAGATACATATGATATCCTTAAGGCATTTTCTTCAGAAGATTTAAAAGGGATAGTACATGCGTTCGGTGCTGATGAAACTTGGGCAAAAAGGTTTGTGAAGCTTGGATTTAAACTTGGTATTGGAGGTCCCATTACATATCCAAAGAACGAAATGCTAAGAAACGTGGTCAAAATAATAGGAAGGGAAAATATTGTCCCCGAAACAGATTGTCCTTACTTACCACCGCAACAGTATCGAGGTAAGCGAAACGAACCAATTTATGTTTCATACGTATATGACGAACTTGAAAGGATATTTGGCTCCGATGTTTCGGAAACGATGTGGAGTAACGTAAAAGAAATCTTCCGTGATATTATAAGCGATAAATTGTTCAAGGTTGAACAACAAGAACCACTCGGAGATGATGCAAAATGA
- the ruvA gene encoding Holliday junction branch migration protein RuvA, with protein MIEQIRGRFLGRSEGKVLVDVGNIVLGIICDAESFSETTEGEEVVVYTKLIVSQEDMSIYGFNSKEKRDVFEKLIKVSKLGPKSAIKILSSASIELLSTAIANGDIERLSSIPGIGKKTAERIVAELKDEFEPMQVDEVSLEAIEALVSLGYAKSQAQNAVKHARKEFPDASLSKLIKESLKILSKM; from the coding sequence ATGATAGAGCAAATTCGAGGAAGGTTCTTAGGTCGTAGCGAAGGGAAGGTCCTTGTTGACGTAGGAAATATCGTACTGGGAATTATCTGCGATGCAGAAAGCTTTTCCGAAACTACCGAAGGTGAAGAAGTTGTTGTGTATACAAAACTGATAGTCTCACAGGAAGATATGAGTATATACGGGTTCAATTCAAAGGAAAAAAGAGATGTATTCGAAAAGCTCATAAAGGTATCTAAGTTGGGACCTAAGAGTGCAATAAAGATCCTTTCATCAGCAAGTATAGAACTTCTGTCAACTGCAATAGCAAACGGCGACATCGAAAGACTATCTTCGATCCCTGGAATTGGTAAAAAGACTGCTGAAAGGATAGTTGCCGAACTCAAAGATGAGTTTGAACCTATGCAGGTTGATGAGGTATCACTCGAAGCAATCGAAGCTCTTGTATCGCTTGGATATGCAAAATCACAAGCTCAAAATGCTGTAAAACATGCAAGAAAAGAATTTCCAGACGCTTCCTTATCCAAGCTGATAAAAGAGTCACTCAAGATTTTATCGAAGATGTGA
- a CDS encoding BamA/OMP85 family outer membrane protein, protein MRRKLVLIGLTLLFIFLSATLLGFVLNDVRFEGLRTIEKDELAQAYSTYIGKDINMYAVEDIISNLEELGYFEDVQYNLESVQGKENEKVLVIKVVENEPITKVSLEIAGPGIISKETLQSSITIQEGKAFSFNKFWESINNIAKIYSDNGYIVATPKSEDKTFAFVYVSGRIDGNNVLFKVTEYVLYDVKFEILSDDEQFKAEFKKIENQVSLSKYKDYAQKNILLKIFDSPRNYVPNLQKMQEFFQFLSKYVYFKVIDISSSEIETDTPAKELVVTVTDNTVVTQPVQLKGIRTKGNTIFTEKELVGEPKEGVYTNFQILKAIQAVKDKYDKAGYYVNLNLEAGSDGYLYIVVTETKVKDVKILGNDRTKTYVFDDLIAVKPGDYLNRNQLQATYIELKKSNFFKDVKLNIEPLDTSNANVIVTVLEKDKKSDSDFQVGITWGPVNDRPWYEGFAGVLSLSSTNPFGYGENFSVSLMKALSNTNLSLSFGIRKPFEMPLGFTSSISFNQETEEGTTTTKWSTSAGISTLKLPIGQFSLSTSYSETTVSSETVLTTKTLSLTGTYIYETLDNLYVPMKGYSLTLSGTKYFPFSEQGSDAVSYFAEVTYHFPLSETISLATRIYNSQVFQTSGAPISFSLAGPYQVRGAKSDEKGTVLVLNNNEIRFKEADQIFYFSLFYDIGFVGQDYSFDNLKSSTGLELGLVLPMFGLVRVGVGLQILPTFSPNFNTYFILGQTF, encoded by the coding sequence ATGCGAAGAAAACTTGTTCTGATTGGTTTAACTCTACTTTTTATCTTCTTAAGTGCAACACTACTTGGCTTCGTATTAAACGACGTAAGGTTCGAAGGATTAAGGACCATCGAGAAAGATGAGCTTGCACAAGCTTACAGTACGTACATAGGAAAGGATATAAACATGTACGCGGTCGAAGATATAATCTCCAATCTCGAAGAACTCGGATATTTTGAAGATGTTCAATACAACCTTGAAAGCGTACAAGGTAAGGAAAATGAGAAGGTCCTTGTTATCAAAGTTGTGGAAAACGAACCTATCACAAAAGTTTCGCTTGAAATCGCCGGCCCGGGAATTATATCAAAAGAAACGTTGCAAAGTTCAATAACGATCCAGGAAGGTAAGGCTTTTAGTTTCAACAAATTCTGGGAGAGTATAAACAATATAGCAAAAATATATTCTGACAATGGATACATAGTTGCAACACCAAAATCGGAAGATAAGACGTTTGCTTTTGTCTACGTTTCCGGTCGTATTGATGGTAACAACGTCTTGTTCAAGGTGACCGAGTACGTACTTTACGATGTAAAATTTGAAATTCTAAGTGATGACGAACAATTCAAAGCAGAGTTTAAGAAAATTGAAAACCAAGTTAGCTTATCGAAGTACAAAGATTACGCACAAAAGAACATACTTTTGAAAATCTTCGATAGCCCCAGGAATTATGTACCAAACTTACAAAAAATGCAAGAATTTTTCCAATTTCTTTCTAAATACGTGTACTTTAAGGTAATTGACATTTCATCATCTGAGATAGAAACAGATACTCCTGCAAAGGAACTTGTAGTCACGGTAACAGACAACACCGTTGTAACTCAGCCAGTTCAACTGAAAGGAATCAGAACCAAGGGTAACACCATTTTTACTGAAAAGGAACTTGTTGGAGAACCAAAAGAAGGTGTGTACACAAACTTTCAAATTTTGAAAGCTATACAGGCCGTAAAAGACAAATATGACAAGGCAGGTTATTACGTCAACCTGAATTTGGAGGCAGGCAGTGACGGTTATTTGTACATAGTGGTAACCGAAACAAAGGTTAAGGACGTAAAGATACTTGGAAACGATCGAACTAAGACTTACGTCTTTGACGATCTCATTGCCGTTAAACCAGGTGACTATCTAAACCGCAACCAACTTCAAGCAACGTACATCGAACTAAAGAAGAGTAATTTCTTTAAAGACGTGAAGCTCAACATCGAACCTTTAGATACATCTAATGCCAACGTAATTGTGACGGTTTTGGAGAAAGATAAGAAATCCGATTCTGATTTTCAAGTTGGTATTACTTGGGGACCTGTGAATGATAGACCTTGGTATGAAGGATTTGCTGGTGTCCTCTCACTGTCCTCCACAAATCCTTTTGGTTACGGTGAAAACTTCTCTGTATCATTGATGAAAGCACTTTCTAATACAAATCTATCGTTAAGTTTTGGAATTAGAAAACCCTTTGAAATGCCTCTTGGCTTTACATCCTCTATATCGTTCAATCAAGAGACAGAGGAAGGAACAACTACGACAAAATGGAGCACTTCAGCAGGAATCAGTACGTTAAAACTTCCAATTGGTCAGTTTTCCTTAAGCACAAGCTATTCCGAAACAACGGTTTCGTCTGAAACAGTTCTCACAACAAAAACACTGAGTCTGACAGGAACTTACATCTATGAAACCCTTGATAATCTCTATGTTCCTATGAAAGGTTATTCGCTTACATTAAGTGGAACGAAATACTTCCCGTTCTCAGAACAAGGTTCGGATGCTGTTAGTTACTTCGCCGAAGTTACTTACCACTTCCCGTTATCAGAAACTATTTCATTAGCAACTCGAATTTACAACTCTCAGGTTTTCCAAACATCGGGAGCACCAATCAGTTTTAGCCTCGCAGGTCCGTACCAAGTAAGAGGAGCTAAAAGTGACGAGAAAGGGACAGTTCTTGTGCTGAACAACAACGAAATCCGATTCAAAGAAGCAGATCAGATATTCTATTTCTCACTCTTTTACGACATCGGTTTTGTTGGCCAAGACTATTCGTTCGACAATCTTAAATCATCCACCGGTTTAGAACTCGGATTGGTTTTGCCAATGTTTGGCTTGGTCCGAGTCGGCGTGGGATTACAAATCTTACCGACATTTTCTCCAAATTTCAACACGTACTTCATACTCGGCCAAACATTCTAA
- a CDS encoding ATP-binding protein, with protein MGLITLSDHVHDIAENSINAGAKNVRLLIKETDDTFYFSIEDDAGGIRPDILEKIFDPFVTTRKKEIRKVGLGLPFLKQSAEATGGYVKVSSEYGKGTKTEALFYKSHIDCQPVGNLVDTFLVLLLNQDINWDIQRCYNQDCYEISSKTVKEYFGILDTPEKIKTLSELLAELENSIMNYQ; from the coding sequence TTGGGACTTATAACACTGTCTGACCACGTGCACGATATAGCTGAAAACTCGATAAATGCTGGAGCAAAGAATGTTAGATTGCTAATCAAAGAAACGGATGATACTTTTTATTTTTCCATCGAGGATGACGCAGGCGGAATCAGACCAGATATACTCGAAAAAATATTCGATCCGTTTGTCACAACACGAAAAAAAGAGATACGAAAGGTTGGACTTGGCTTACCGTTCTTAAAGCAGTCTGCAGAAGCAACGGGCGGATATGTTAAAGTGAGCTCAGAATACGGCAAAGGTACGAAAACTGAGGCACTGTTTTACAAGTCCCATATCGATTGTCAACCAGTTGGGAACTTGGTTGATACCTTTCTTGTACTTCTGCTCAACCAAGATATCAACTGGGACATCCAAAGATGTTACAACCAAGACTGCTACGAAATCTCTTCCAAGACTGTAAAAGAGTACTTTGGAATCTTGGATACACCAGAAAAGATAAAGACATTGTCGGAGCTGCTTGCAGAACTTGAAAATTCAATTATGAATTACCAATAA
- a CDS encoding N-glycosylase/DNA lyase — protein sequence MSVNELLKNLERIREEAKPLVESRWREFEKLRREGSEEDLFSELCFCILTANWSAQGGIKAQKIIGNGFVYMSKEELVAKLREVGHRYPEARAEYIVSNRWLFGKLKELIQQEDPREYIVKNVKGLGWKESSHFLRNVAYTNYAILDKHVLRVMNKHSLIEEIPKGWTKKRYLDYEERLRKVAEMFGEHLGKFDLYLWYMIKKTVDK from the coding sequence ATGAGTGTTAACGAATTGCTTAAGAACCTTGAGCGAATTAGAGAAGAAGCAAAGCCTCTTGTCGAGTCGAGATGGAGAGAGTTTGAAAAGCTGAGAAGAGAAGGATCTGAGGAAGACTTATTTTCAGAGCTATGTTTTTGCATTCTAACAGCGAATTGGAGTGCCCAGGGTGGTATAAAGGCTCAAAAAATCATCGGAAATGGATTTGTGTATATGTCAAAGGAAGAACTAGTCGCCAAATTACGTGAAGTTGGGCATAGGTACCCTGAAGCACGAGCAGAGTACATAGTCTCAAACAGATGGCTCTTTGGAAAACTCAAGGAATTGATACAACAGGAGGATCCAAGAGAATACATAGTAAAGAACGTAAAAGGACTTGGCTGGAAGGAAAGCTCGCACTTTCTACGTAACGTTGCGTACACCAACTATGCCATACTTGATAAGCATGTTCTAAGGGTTATGAACAAGCACAGCTTAATCGAAGAGATACCAAAAGGATGGACGAAAAAACGATATTTAGATTACGAAGAACGTCTTAGAAAGGTTGCAGAGATGTTTGGAGAGCACTTAGGGAAGTTTGACCTCTACCTGTGGTATATGATAAAAAAGACAGTGGACAAGTAA
- a CDS encoding iron-sulfur binding hydrogenase — protein MKISEIAKVIGLREVVFCNDYEIEHCYIGDLLSVVMRSAQQNTIWLTVQSHVNIIAVAALTGIKAIVLCEGLDFTPDTIEKAKEEGINLYSSLESSYILAGKIYELGIR, from the coding sequence GTGAAAATCTCAGAAATAGCAAAGGTCATAGGTTTAAGAGAGGTAGTTTTCTGCAATGATTATGAAATCGAACACTGTTACATTGGTGACTTATTAAGCGTTGTTATGCGTTCAGCACAGCAAAACACTATTTGGCTTACAGTTCAGAGCCATGTGAACATTATAGCTGTAGCTGCACTGACGGGTATTAAGGCGATCGTACTGTGCGAAGGACTAGATTTTACTCCGGATACAATAGAAAAGGCTAAAGAAGAAGGTATCAACCTTTACTCTTCTTTAGAAAGTTCTTACATACTGGCTGGGAAGATTTACGAACTCGGCATTCGTTAA
- a CDS encoding aldo/keto reductase, whose protein sequence is MEYRKVGKWGLRISEVSLGTWLTFGSQLDLKATREVVRYAVSSGINFIDTAEAYANGIAESILGIILKEYKREDLVVSTKIFWGGDGPNDKGLSRKHLLEGIWNSLKRLQLDYVDIVYCHRPDPEVPMEEVVWTMDQILRSGLAFYWGTSEWSAEEIEKAHQVAKELNCIPPVVEQPQYNLIFKDRVEKEYAPIYEKYGMGLTTWSPLASGVLTGKYLEGIPQGSRLDRWPWLKQVMEERGIFGEETTNKIKRLKQIADNLGVTMSQLSIAWCLKNPHVSSVILGVSSLEQLKENIKAVEVKDKITDEIYRELSSLF, encoded by the coding sequence ATGGAGTACAGAAAAGTAGGCAAGTGGGGTTTGAGAATCAGCGAGGTTTCACTTGGAACATGGCTAACATTTGGTAGTCAACTGGATCTTAAAGCAACACGAGAAGTAGTTAGATACGCGGTCTCAAGCGGAATAAATTTTATCGACACCGCCGAAGCGTATGCAAATGGAATTGCTGAATCTATACTTGGGATAATACTAAAAGAGTACAAAAGAGAAGATTTAGTTGTTTCCACAAAAATTTTCTGGGGTGGAGATGGTCCAAATGACAAAGGACTTTCCAGAAAGCATCTACTAGAAGGTATTTGGAATTCTTTGAAGAGATTGCAGCTGGATTACGTAGATATAGTGTACTGCCATAGACCGGATCCAGAAGTTCCAATGGAAGAGGTTGTCTGGACAATGGATCAGATTTTGCGAAGTGGTCTTGCGTTTTACTGGGGCACAAGCGAATGGAGTGCTGAAGAAATAGAGAAAGCACATCAGGTTGCAAAAGAACTTAATTGCATACCACCAGTTGTTGAACAACCTCAGTACAACCTTATATTCAAAGATAGAGTCGAGAAAGAATACGCCCCAATTTACGAAAAATACGGAATGGGACTGACCACGTGGAGCCCACTTGCTTCAGGTGTACTTACCGGTAAGTATTTGGAGGGTATCCCGCAAGGTTCAAGACTTGACAGGTGGCCATGGCTAAAACAAGTCATGGAGGAACGCGGCATTTTTGGTGAAGAAACAACGAATAAGATTAAGAGACTCAAACAAATCGCTGACAACCTCGGTGTTACAATGTCTCAGCTCTCCATAGCTTGGTGTCTCAAAAATCCGCACGTAAGTAGTGTGATACTCGGTGTGAGCTCACTTGAGCAACTTAAAGAAAATATAAAAGCTGTAGAAGTTAAAGACAAAATAACTGATGAAATTTACAGAGAACTCTCGTCACTATTTTAA
- a CDS encoding alpha-mannosidase, with protein MYRKRQIECSRFYKLLDELMPYCVVKVEELSWKHNTKSINLPYEWNDMSYPVVFSTEFQIKPSENSHVCYLRGWFGGESLVRIDGKPFGEINEYHREVNLTQFCDGEKHEIIVETMPRGLFGTKSEPVFSEGFLIFYDADMLRAVRFFRNVVEVVQESADEGLATFLIDSLDKCLHTIEIPRDTENYLHGLNRNESAKHIVSSVWEPPIIPTLYRMWRKDVRESLLNAYKELISKLLNASIRFPMIGKVYLAGHAHIDYAWLWPVEETKRKIVRTFANAVQLAKRYKDFVFIQSSAQMYEDLKESYPELFEQIKDLVNKGQWEPVGGMWVESDCNIPSVESLIRQFYYGQKFFEEHFGRFSKVAWLPDVFGFSWVLPQVLKESGIEFFVTTKLNWNESNDFPYDICKWRGIDGTEVVYYNYKNLEEGYNGRISAKSIINTWQNFRQKELTDKVFLTFGYGDGGGGPTEEMCENYYALKEIPGIPDVEYSTTENFFEKLKEDFSAENLPTWDNELYLELHRGTLTSQSRTKRLHKIAEEYLRITEILNALYDGELQQEIDKLWKILLRNEFHDILPGSAIHEVYETTNNELSYIISRCKELQESIVSGNKASSSGYITLFNTSSFEQGIEFELERSLELDFNGKPLRKVCTYDGKYFYKLIGDDVFIEPLGFATLNVDNLDNVRNPNESIPSNNTTFMISRNERGYHVENMHLKVDIFNDGSLQIYNKHLRKSAFKGKGNLMALYKDVPAYWDNWDIDYRSRFSEKILKADDVFVVEDNELRKVLKATYSVGGSVVEQFFIIGNDNEEVVIRTLVDWHQRRTVLKVKFPTNVLSRIAKFDIDGGYIERATHRNTNFEKARFEVLAHRWVDISQYDFGVSIINDGKYGHSVEGSNIELTVLKAGIYPDFYDDEGKQEFSYAIYLHGACDVKDIVQRADKFNKRIIVFEGLLSQPKNLLDIKSDNFKVLSYRKIGEKKVVRICEQVGSSGELEVVPKFLFSKAYLTDILENAKKDLEVCGGSVKIEYEPFKIYTLVIE; from the coding sequence ATGTACAGAAAAAGACAAATCGAATGCTCAAGATTTTACAAACTACTTGATGAGCTGATGCCGTATTGTGTGGTCAAAGTTGAAGAACTGAGTTGGAAACACAACACGAAGTCAATAAATCTTCCTTATGAGTGGAATGATATGAGCTATCCTGTAGTTTTCTCAACGGAATTTCAGATAAAACCATCAGAGAATTCCCATGTGTGTTACTTGCGTGGTTGGTTTGGTGGAGAATCTCTTGTTAGAATTGATGGAAAACCTTTTGGAGAGATAAACGAATACCACAGAGAAGTAAACCTAACTCAATTTTGCGATGGTGAGAAGCACGAAATAATTGTTGAAACAATGCCAAGGGGGCTTTTCGGAACCAAATCGGAACCCGTATTTAGTGAGGGCTTTTTAATTTTCTACGATGCCGATATGTTAAGAGCAGTAAGATTTTTTAGAAACGTTGTTGAAGTAGTACAAGAAAGTGCGGATGAAGGTCTGGCTACGTTCTTAATAGACTCGTTAGACAAATGTCTACATACCATAGAGATTCCTCGTGACACGGAAAACTACTTACACGGACTAAATAGAAATGAGTCAGCTAAACACATAGTCTCTAGCGTTTGGGAACCACCTATAATTCCAACGTTGTACCGAATGTGGCGAAAAGACGTTAGGGAATCTCTGTTAAATGCTTACAAAGAGTTAATTTCAAAGCTTTTGAATGCATCGATAAGATTTCCCATGATAGGAAAGGTTTACTTAGCTGGGCACGCACATATCGATTATGCTTGGCTTTGGCCTGTTGAGGAAACTAAACGAAAGATCGTCAGAACATTTGCAAATGCTGTTCAACTGGCGAAAAGATACAAAGATTTTGTATTTATTCAGTCGTCTGCTCAGATGTATGAAGACTTGAAGGAAAGTTATCCAGAACTTTTTGAGCAAATAAAGGATTTAGTAAACAAGGGTCAGTGGGAACCAGTTGGAGGTATGTGGGTTGAGTCGGATTGCAATATCCCAAGCGTAGAGTCTCTTATCAGACAGTTCTACTACGGTCAGAAGTTCTTTGAAGAGCATTTTGGAAGGTTTTCAAAAGTGGCTTGGTTGCCTGATGTATTTGGATTTTCATGGGTGTTACCCCAGGTTTTGAAAGAATCAGGAATAGAATTTTTTGTGACGACAAAACTCAATTGGAATGAATCGAATGATTTCCCTTACGACATATGCAAATGGCGTGGGATTGATGGGACTGAGGTAGTCTATTACAATTACAAGAACTTAGAGGAAGGTTATAATGGAAGAATTAGTGCAAAGTCAATCATAAACACTTGGCAGAATTTTCGCCAGAAGGAACTGACCGACAAGGTCTTCTTAACGTTTGGTTACGGTGATGGTGGTGGTGGACCTACGGAAGAAATGTGTGAGAATTACTATGCTCTGAAGGAGATTCCTGGGATACCAGATGTAGAGTACTCGACAACGGAGAATTTCTTTGAAAAACTGAAAGAAGATTTTTCTGCCGAGAATTTGCCAACATGGGACAATGAACTTTATTTGGAACTCCATCGTGGTACGCTGACTTCACAAAGCAGGACAAAACGTTTGCACAAAATTGCTGAAGAATACTTAAGAATTACTGAGATCTTGAATGCTTTATACGATGGTGAGTTGCAACAAGAGATTGACAAGCTATGGAAAATACTGCTTCGGAATGAGTTTCACGACATTCTCCCAGGTTCTGCAATACACGAGGTCTACGAGACAACTAATAACGAGCTGAGTTATATTATCTCACGCTGTAAAGAACTTCAGGAAAGCATAGTTTCTGGAAATAAAGCATCATCCAGTGGATACATTACACTTTTCAATACCTCTTCTTTTGAGCAAGGAATTGAATTTGAATTAGAAAGGAGTCTGGAGCTCGATTTCAACGGTAAGCCTTTAAGAAAGGTTTGTACGTACGACGGTAAGTATTTTTACAAGCTGATTGGTGACGACGTGTTTATTGAACCTTTGGGATTTGCAACGCTGAATGTTGATAACCTTGATAATGTCAGAAATCCTAATGAATCAATTCCATCTAACAACACGACGTTCATGATTTCAAGGAACGAAAGGGGCTATCATGTAGAAAATATGCATCTGAAGGTTGATATATTCAACGACGGTTCTTTGCAAATTTACAACAAACATCTAAGAAAATCCGCATTTAAGGGGAAAGGCAATTTGATGGCTTTGTACAAGGATGTTCCGGCTTACTGGGACAACTGGGATATAGATTATCGTTCTCGTTTTTCTGAAAAGATTTTGAAAGCAGACGACGTTTTTGTAGTTGAGGATAATGAGCTGAGGAAAGTTTTGAAAGCAACGTACAGCGTTGGAGGTTCAGTAGTTGAGCAATTCTTTATCATTGGAAATGATAACGAAGAGGTCGTTATACGAACGCTTGTGGATTGGCACCAAAGAAGGACTGTACTGAAAGTGAAATTCCCAACAAACGTACTTTCCAGAATTGCCAAATTTGATATCGATGGAGGATACATTGAAAGGGCTACGCATAGGAATACGAACTTTGAAAAAGCACGTTTTGAGGTGTTGGCGCACAGATGGGTAGATATTTCACAGTACGACTTTGGTGTATCGATAATAAACGATGGTAAATACGGTCATTCGGTTGAAGGTTCGAATATAGAGCTAACGGTCCTAAAGGCAGGAATATATCCCGATTTTTACGATGATGAAGGAAAACAAGAATTTTCCTACGCTATATATCTTCATGGAGCTTGCGATGTCAAGGATATCGTCCAGAGAGCGGACAAATTCAATAAGCGAATAATTGTGTTTGAAGGTTTGCTAAGTCAACCGAAGAATTTGTTAGATATTAAGTCAGATAATTTCAAAGTGCTTTCTTACAGAAAAATAGGCGAGAAGAAAGTTGTAAGGATATGCGAGCAAGTTGGCTCATCAGGTGAATTAGAAGTAGTTCCGAAGTTTCTTTTCTCTAAAGCATACCTAACAGATATTTTGGAAAACGCGAAAAAGGATTTGGAAGTGTGTGGTGGGAGTGTCAAGATTGAGTATGAACCTTTCAAGATTTATACCTTGGTGATTGAATAA
- the ftcD gene encoding glutamate formimidoyltransferase, with protein sequence MKLIESVPNFSEGRREEIVRQIIEEASKYPKVKVLDWSMDKDHNRSVVTLVGEPEQVLNALFDMTKKAAELIDLRYHKGEHPRMGATDVIPLVPLIGTTMQECVEWSKQLGKRIGEELGIPVYLYERSATRPERENLSEIRKGEFEGFFEKIKDPKWKPDFGPVRVHETAGVTAVGAREFLIAFNVNLGTNNIEIADKIAKAVRHISGGYRYVKAMGVELKEKGIVQVSMNLTNYKKSPIFRVFETIKREAARYGVPVVGSEIIGMVPLQAIVDTFAWYLQIDDFGTNRVIEERLLNELTKEE encoded by the coding sequence ATGAAACTAATTGAGAGCGTTCCAAATTTCAGCGAGGGTAGAAGGGAAGAAATTGTAAGACAGATTATTGAAGAAGCAAGCAAATATCCAAAAGTAAAAGTACTCGACTGGTCGATGGACAAAGACCATAATAGGTCTGTTGTTACGCTCGTCGGTGAGCCCGAGCAAGTTCTTAACGCACTTTTTGATATGACAAAGAAAGCAGCCGAACTCATAGACCTGCGTTACCACAAAGGCGAACATCCAAGGATGGGAGCCACGGACGTTATTCCTCTTGTTCCACTAATTGGAACAACTATGCAAGAATGTGTGGAGTGGTCTAAGCAACTTGGCAAAAGAATAGGCGAAGAACTTGGGATCCCCGTTTATCTATACGAACGCAGTGCAACAAGACCAGAGAGGGAGAACCTTTCTGAAATTAGAAAAGGCGAATTTGAAGGTTTCTTTGAAAAAATCAAAGACCCAAAATGGAAACCAGATTTCGGACCAGTTCGAGTTCATGAAACGGCAGGTGTTACTGCTGTTGGAGCAAGGGAATTCCTAATTGCGTTCAACGTAAATCTTGGAACAAACAACATAGAGATTGCCGACAAAATAGCAAAGGCAGTAAGACACATCAGCGGTGGATACAGATACGTTAAAGCGATGGGTGTGGAATTGAAAGAAAAGGGTATCGTACAGGTATCTATGAATTTAACAAATTACAAGAAATCACCAATCTTCAGAGTCTTCGAGACTATAAAACGTGAAGCAGCAAGGTACGGAGTCCCAGTTGTTGGAAGTGAAATTATAGGCATGGTCCCTTTACAAGCTATTGTTGACACATTCGCATGGTATTTGCAAATTGACGATTTTGGAACAAACAGGGTTATAGAAGAAAGGCTACTTAACGAATTAACAAAAGAAGAATAA